The following coding sequences lie in one Paenibacillus durus ATCC 35681 genomic window:
- a CDS encoding TetR/AcrR family transcriptional regulator, protein MAVVDRRQQVIKAAAKSFSLFGYKATTMDQVAKIANVGKGTIYTFFSNKEQLFDEILHSVILEMKNIADREIRRDKPFFDNLQRVLDALLDFRSEHELIIKLSQEKREFGTLQAQEGLDKIEGAIIAYLEREVEYAISKNEIKPCDPKVISVVMLKLYVTLTAELNKLQAPLSKEEIKSYFRLILAEGLAQTT, encoded by the coding sequence ATGGCAGTGGTGGATCGAAGGCAGCAGGTGATTAAGGCGGCGGCAAAATCTTTTTCATTATTCGGCTACAAGGCGACAACAATGGATCAGGTGGCCAAAATCGCGAACGTTGGCAAAGGCACTATCTATACTTTTTTTTCGAACAAGGAGCAGTTGTTTGACGAGATTCTTCACTCGGTTATCCTTGAGATGAAAAATATCGCCGACCGGGAGATTAGGCGCGACAAGCCTTTCTTTGATAACCTGCAGCGTGTGCTGGACGCCCTGCTGGACTTTCGGAGCGAGCATGAACTGATTATCAAGCTTTCCCAGGAAAAGCGCGAATTCGGCACGCTGCAGGCGCAGGAGGGACTCGATAAGATCGAGGGCGCCATTATCGCATATCTGGAACGGGAGGTGGAGTACGCCATCAGCAAGAATGAAATTAAGCCGTGTGATCCGAAGGTTATATCGGTGGTTATGCTGAAACTGTACGTTACGCTGACGGCCGAGCTTAACAAATTGCAAGCCCCTCTGAGCAAGGAGGAGATCAAATCGTATTTCCGGCTGATTCTGGCTGAAGGTCTGGCGCAAACGACGTAA
- a CDS encoding YhgE/Pip domain-containing protein, protein MKSLSVFMKDMGTALKKPMTLITILAVLFIPTLYSGVYLKAFWDPYGNLDKMPIAIVNQDKGADYEGTKLNAGQDLVKELKKSKDFNWVFVSREQAEEGLNKDEYYVAIIVPENFSANATTMLDDQPKPAQLIYEPKQGENFTASTIAGSAAKELKAKVSAKITEAYVNSVFDNITDISNGLGEASDGAAKIADGAGQLDNGAAKLKNNLVVLTDGAGKLLSGVQPLKQGAAAIKSGAAELHTGGSSLASGLNQLSAAHKQLADGAAQSAAGAKQLSGGLQQSAQGAAQLKSGAGAVADGSSQLKSGAESVADGSAKLQAGLTASVDGSAKLADGLKASAEGSAKVSAGAKSVSDGLQQLAQANPQLAASADVQKLIAASKAVADGSSQLQQSQAQLAQGASDLHGGQAQLAQGAAQVYDGAQKLADGAGQLNSGAQQLAGGAAQLAEGQQRLASGADSLATGGGKLAAGMQQFGAKLGSAAAGGGKLAAGSAKLEAGASSLMAGVAKLGGGIGSVAEGSQKLSDGAGDLKDGTADLKAGSSELAGKLNDAADKTGGIKTTDETVSMFAEPVELNQETLSEVPNYGTGLAPYFLSLGLFVGALMCTIVISMRSTTVDEASRFNRFVSRTLIFSGMSLLQSLVVASIMLYGLRLEVQSVPRFYVFTFIASLSFMWLIQALVTWLDQPGRFVAIVLLIFQLTTSAGTFPLELIPKWMQSLHPLLPMSYSVQGFRAVISTGDYGRMWSDAGTLAIYGAVFLVITLLYFISRGRDEKTELNSEQVLSV, encoded by the coding sequence GTGAAATCATTATCTGTCTTTATGAAAGACATGGGTACGGCGCTTAAGAAACCGATGACGCTGATTACCATCCTGGCCGTGCTTTTCATTCCGACGCTTTATAGCGGAGTGTATTTGAAGGCGTTTTGGGACCCTTACGGCAATCTCGATAAGATGCCGATCGCCATCGTTAATCAAGACAAGGGCGCCGATTACGAGGGAACTAAACTGAACGCCGGCCAAGATCTGGTGAAGGAGCTTAAGAAGAGCAAGGATTTCAACTGGGTCTTCGTAAGCCGCGAACAGGCGGAAGAGGGATTGAATAAAGACGAGTACTATGTGGCAATTATTGTACCGGAGAATTTCTCTGCCAATGCGACGACTATGCTGGATGATCAGCCGAAGCCCGCACAGCTCATATACGAGCCGAAGCAGGGGGAGAACTTTACCGCCAGCACCATCGCGGGTTCGGCGGCCAAGGAGCTTAAGGCCAAAGTATCTGCTAAGATTACAGAAGCTTACGTGAATTCTGTGTTTGATAACATAACCGATATCTCAAACGGCCTCGGTGAAGCCAGCGATGGTGCGGCCAAAATCGCAGACGGCGCGGGTCAGCTGGACAATGGCGCAGCCAAGCTGAAAAATAATCTGGTCGTTCTGACCGATGGAGCGGGCAAACTGCTTAGCGGCGTTCAGCCGCTGAAGCAGGGCGCCGCCGCGATCAAGAGCGGCGCCGCCGAGCTGCATACAGGCGGCAGTTCCCTTGCCTCCGGGCTGAATCAGCTGTCCGCCGCCCATAAACAGCTGGCGGACGGCGCAGCGCAGTCGGCAGCGGGCGCCAAGCAGCTAAGCGGCGGGCTGCAGCAGTCCGCCCAAGGCGCGGCGCAGCTAAAGAGCGGAGCGGGAGCCGTCGCGGACGGCAGCTCGCAGCTCAAGAGCGGAGCGGAGTCTGTCGCGGACGGCAGTGCGAAGCTCCAGGCCGGCCTGACGGCCTCCGTGGACGGCAGCGCGAAGCTGGCTGACGGGCTTAAGGCCTCCGCTGAGGGCAGCGCGAAGGTAAGCGCCGGCGCGAAGAGCGTCTCGGATGGACTGCAGCAGCTGGCGCAGGCCAATCCGCAGCTGGCAGCGAGCGCTGATGTGCAGAAGCTGATTGCCGCGAGCAAGGCGGTGGCGGACGGCAGCAGCCAGCTTCAGCAGAGCCAGGCGCAGCTGGCGCAGGGCGCGAGCGATTTGCACGGCGGCCAGGCGCAGCTGGCGCAGGGCGCGGCGCAGGTGTATGACGGCGCGCAGAAGCTTGCGGACGGCGCCGGCCAGCTGAATAGCGGCGCTCAGCAGCTTGCGGGCGGCGCCGCGCAGTTGGCCGAAGGCCAGCAGCGGCTCGCCTCCGGCGCGGATTCGCTGGCAACCGGCGGCGGTAAGCTGGCAGCCGGGATGCAGCAGTTCGGGGCCAAGCTCGGCAGCGCCGCAGCGGGCGGCGGCAAGCTGGCGGCGGGAAGCGCCAAGCTGGAAGCGGGGGCCTCGTCGCTTATGGCGGGCGTCGCCAAGCTGGGCGGCGGAATCGGCTCAGTTGCGGAAGGCTCTCAGAAATTGAGTGACGGCGCCGGAGACTTGAAGGACGGGACGGCCGATCTCAAGGCCGGTTCGTCGGAGCTTGCGGGCAAGCTGAACGATGCGGCGGATAAGACGGGCGGCATCAAGACAACCGACGAGACAGTCAGCATGTTCGCCGAGCCGGTGGAACTGAATCAGGAAACGCTGAGCGAAGTGCCGAATTACGGCACCGGGCTTGCCCCTTATTTTCTGTCTCTGGGACTGTTCGTCGGAGCGTTGATGTGTACAATCGTTATCTCAATGCGTTCTACTACAGTGGATGAAGCATCCCGGTTCAACCGGTTTGTGAGCCGTACCCTTATTTTCTCCGGCATGAGCCTTCTGCAGTCTCTGGTGGTAGCGTCGATTATGCTCTACGGACTGAGACTTGAGGTTCAGAGTGTGCCAAGATTTTATGTATTTACTTTTATCGCGAGCCTATCGTTCATGTGGCTGATTCAGGCTCTGGTAACCTGGCTGGATCAGCCCGGAAGATTCGTGGCAATCGTGCTGCTGATCTTCCAGTTGACGACAAGCGCAGGCACATTCCCGCTGGAGCTCATTCCGAAATGGATGCAGTCGCTTCATCCGCTGCTTCCGATGAGCTACAGCGTTCAAGGCTTCAGAGCGGTCATCTCCACCGGCGATTACGGCAGAATGTGGAGCGACGCAGGCACGCTTGCCATTTATGGTGCGGTGTTCCTCGTAATCACGCTGCTGTACTTCATTAGCCGTGGACGTGACGAAAAAACGGAGCTAAATAGTGAACAAGTTTTGTCTGTATAA